A single genomic interval of Aureliella helgolandensis harbors:
- a CDS encoding cobaltochelatase subunit CobN translates to MTKRLLISLGVLLAFFAGGLWAYYEYLRPFRIATIGFSDTDWANWETAIQQAGYTIHRYEDSGIETARLSNYNLVFIRGQGLNLTNEQVARMDAARESGTHFYIRTATNALSEQQTSVPEEHRLAIAEYMQNGGEANLIGMTHYAAHHLGGREVKVPPLIENPQSGFFHHDDTVFETLDEFEQFQSQRGLGADSKSHKVVLLGSFMDPQDTLNRAPVDALLTALEDGGAKVYPMFGRSEMLPLLREIQPDLILTFPHGRLSRGGEGDALLRELDCPIVSALPLLSSRDVWLADERGMEGGFLGQSITAPELDGIIEPIVVTSMEPNERNLSVRTPMDDQMTARVDLAMNWLELRKKSNSEKKLVIVYYKSPGLAALSAGGLEVVPALWNTLKRLEAEGYDLGDGLPESPEALFDLIQTKGKTLGQWALGAYETFLREADPELVPAKEYARWFQEALSPKRQQETIDLWGDLPGDKMVTNVEGKPHLVISRIRFGNVVIMPQPTVGGGENENEISSIHGTDQAAPHFYLGSYLWARYGFGADAIMHFGTHGSLEFTYGKSNCLSRDCWPQILIGDVPHIYPYVINNVGEALVAKRRSNAVIVSHLTPPFMEAGLYGELSLLHDKIHDWEQVEDPLLREETLRSVTELVRELNIATDLGLDAEHLAGRMLKEDELTEVHNYIHQLKDQSVTDGLHVIGRELAPDQVQQTVTAMMGEQGVDQLLASLGRADDPAKLEFQQQWAAQFVESVLSNELQVDEIFTPEQQLKMTQAIEAMRAAELPKRGQESDGVSGATKKAPSSDETKVSPAPVFEDVSGDQPSIPSAAAQADGGLWKDVNEFQSWVSKRPQDQQALIELINSAKQNAANLRSSPQTELDEIVAALNAEYIAPSSGGDPLVNPDAVPTGRNLYSINAEQTPSPEAWRVGMKLTDQMLEAHRASHGGQYPRQVAISLWGGEFIRGKGTGLAQILYLMGMRPVWNSRGVVYDVEAIPASELNRPRIDVLVQTSGQFRDAAASRIALIDNAVQIASAIEAEEYPNFVREGTEQTELTLKSNGISAKNARDFATARIFGSASNSSYGTQIMGMVEKGDTWEASDRVAKQYIQNMSGVYRDGDRWGTVLPGLLEAQMQGVDAVVHPRSSNTWGPLSLDHVYEFMGGITLAVRETTGNDPTGYFSDLRQPGRAKVTTSVGAIREEARTTMWNPKYIQGMQREGASAAASLTESVRNMYGWNVMQPSAIKQDMWDETYKVYIEDKYNLEMREYFEDKNPYALQEMTAVMLETARKGYWNPAAEVLQRLAQVHVELVAEHGAACSYETCGNAAFHEFLGKQLNAPSSGATPQTVSEYQAALAAAIQPNESPAKVEGIEMKEIRDQVVEQPAENETQPTRAIWLFLAIVIGGLAAGFRRSCKSTLTTSPAA, encoded by the coding sequence ATGACTAAACGACTTCTGATTTCGCTCGGTGTGCTGCTCGCGTTCTTTGCCGGAGGGCTATGGGCATACTATGAGTACTTGCGACCATTCCGGATCGCGACGATTGGATTCTCGGATACCGACTGGGCGAATTGGGAAACTGCGATTCAGCAAGCCGGCTATACCATTCATCGCTACGAGGACTCAGGAATAGAAACCGCTCGGTTGAGCAACTACAACCTTGTTTTCATTCGCGGTCAGGGACTTAATCTGACTAATGAGCAAGTCGCACGAATGGATGCTGCGAGGGAGTCGGGCACGCATTTCTACATTCGCACGGCCACCAACGCGCTCTCCGAGCAGCAAACGTCTGTGCCTGAGGAGCATCGCCTTGCAATCGCCGAATACATGCAGAATGGTGGCGAGGCGAATTTGATTGGTATGACTCACTATGCCGCTCATCACTTGGGAGGCCGCGAGGTAAAAGTGCCTCCTCTGATCGAAAATCCGCAAAGCGGTTTTTTTCACCATGATGACACGGTGTTCGAGACACTGGATGAGTTTGAACAGTTTCAATCGCAACGTGGATTGGGGGCCGATAGCAAGTCTCATAAAGTTGTCTTGCTGGGGAGCTTCATGGACCCGCAAGATACGCTCAATCGTGCCCCGGTCGATGCACTCCTCACAGCACTCGAAGACGGAGGTGCGAAAGTCTATCCCATGTTCGGTCGTTCCGAGATGCTTCCATTGCTGCGTGAAATTCAGCCGGACCTGATCCTCACGTTTCCCCACGGCCGCCTGTCGCGCGGCGGCGAAGGAGACGCACTCTTGCGAGAGTTGGATTGTCCGATCGTCAGCGCGCTCCCGCTACTCAGCAGCCGTGATGTTTGGTTGGCCGACGAACGCGGGATGGAGGGCGGTTTTCTGGGACAGTCCATCACGGCACCTGAACTGGACGGCATCATCGAGCCCATCGTCGTTACGTCGATGGAACCCAACGAACGCAACTTAAGCGTTCGGACACCAATGGACGACCAAATGACGGCACGGGTCGACTTGGCAATGAATTGGTTAGAACTTCGCAAGAAGTCCAACTCCGAAAAGAAGCTGGTCATTGTGTACTACAAATCGCCTGGGCTTGCAGCGCTCTCAGCTGGCGGTTTGGAGGTCGTCCCGGCTTTATGGAATACGCTGAAGCGTCTTGAAGCTGAAGGCTATGATTTGGGAGACGGTTTGCCTGAATCTCCCGAAGCGCTTTTTGACTTGATTCAGACCAAGGGCAAGACTCTCGGGCAGTGGGCGCTCGGCGCCTACGAAACATTCTTGCGAGAAGCTGACCCCGAATTGGTTCCGGCGAAGGAGTATGCGCGCTGGTTCCAAGAGGCTCTTTCACCGAAGCGTCAGCAGGAGACGATTGATCTTTGGGGAGATCTCCCTGGCGACAAGATGGTGACCAACGTCGAAGGCAAGCCGCACCTTGTCATCAGTCGTATTCGATTCGGCAACGTTGTCATCATGCCTCAGCCGACGGTGGGCGGCGGCGAGAACGAAAACGAAATCAGCTCGATTCACGGTACGGACCAAGCCGCTCCCCATTTCTATCTAGGCTCCTACCTGTGGGCCCGCTATGGATTCGGTGCTGATGCCATCATGCACTTTGGCACGCACGGATCCCTGGAGTTTACTTACGGTAAATCCAATTGCTTAAGCCGTGATTGTTGGCCACAGATTCTCATCGGCGACGTGCCTCACATTTACCCTTACGTGATCAACAACGTCGGAGAAGCCTTGGTAGCCAAACGACGTTCCAATGCCGTCATTGTATCACACCTCACGCCACCTTTCATGGAAGCCGGATTGTACGGCGAACTGTCGCTGCTGCATGACAAGATTCACGATTGGGAGCAAGTCGAAGATCCGCTGTTGCGTGAAGAGACGCTCCGTTCCGTCACGGAGCTGGTGCGTGAATTGAACATCGCGACCGATTTGGGACTCGATGCGGAACATCTCGCGGGGCGAATGCTCAAGGAAGACGAGCTGACAGAGGTGCACAATTACATCCATCAATTGAAGGACCAAAGTGTGACCGATGGCCTGCACGTAATCGGGCGCGAGCTCGCCCCCGATCAAGTTCAACAAACAGTCACCGCCATGATGGGCGAACAAGGAGTCGATCAACTGCTTGCCTCACTCGGCAGGGCAGACGATCCCGCAAAGCTTGAGTTCCAACAGCAATGGGCCGCGCAGTTTGTGGAGTCCGTGCTGTCTAACGAGTTGCAGGTTGATGAGATTTTCACACCCGAGCAACAACTGAAGATGACGCAAGCGATCGAAGCCATGCGCGCCGCTGAACTCCCCAAACGCGGTCAAGAGTCGGACGGTGTCTCGGGCGCAACCAAGAAGGCGCCTTCATCCGACGAAACCAAGGTGTCTCCTGCTCCTGTTTTCGAAGACGTATCGGGAGACCAACCCTCAATCCCTTCCGCAGCAGCACAAGCGGATGGAGGTCTTTGGAAAGACGTTAATGAATTTCAATCTTGGGTTTCAAAGCGTCCACAAGACCAACAGGCACTCATCGAACTCATCAACTCTGCCAAGCAAAACGCTGCAAACCTTCGCAGCTCGCCTCAGACCGAACTCGACGAAATCGTGGCAGCGCTCAACGCGGAATATATTGCACCATCCAGCGGTGGCGATCCGCTGGTCAATCCTGACGCAGTGCCGACAGGTCGCAATCTCTATTCGATCAACGCAGAGCAAACGCCTAGCCCCGAAGCTTGGAGAGTTGGCATGAAACTCACCGATCAAATGCTTGAAGCGCATCGGGCGAGCCATGGCGGACAATACCCTCGGCAAGTGGCCATATCTCTTTGGGGCGGAGAGTTCATTCGTGGTAAAGGAACCGGACTGGCTCAGATACTCTACTTAATGGGCATGCGGCCAGTGTGGAACTCGCGCGGCGTAGTTTATGACGTAGAGGCCATTCCTGCGAGTGAATTGAATCGGCCAAGGATTGATGTGTTGGTACAGACCTCTGGGCAATTTCGCGACGCCGCCGCTTCTCGCATCGCATTGATCGACAACGCGGTTCAGATTGCGAGTGCGATCGAAGCAGAGGAGTATCCGAACTTCGTCCGTGAAGGGACCGAACAGACAGAACTGACACTTAAGTCCAATGGCATCTCCGCCAAAAACGCGAGGGATTTCGCGACAGCTCGCATCTTCGGTTCCGCAAGCAACAGTAGTTATGGCACGCAGATCATGGGCATGGTGGAAAAGGGCGACACTTGGGAAGCAAGCGATCGAGTCGCCAAGCAGTACATCCAGAATATGTCTGGCGTCTACCGCGATGGCGATCGCTGGGGGACGGTCCTGCCTGGTTTATTGGAGGCGCAGATGCAAGGCGTGGACGCGGTGGTTCATCCGCGTAGCTCGAATACCTGGGGACCTTTGTCGCTCGACCACGTCTACGAGTTCATGGGTGGAATCACTTTGGCGGTTCGTGAAACGACTGGCAACGATCCCACTGGATATTTCAGCGATCTACGCCAACCAGGACGCGCGAAAGTGACAACGTCGGTCGGTGCGATCCGTGAAGAGGCGCGCACCACGATGTGGAACCCGAAGTATATCCAAGGCATGCAACGCGAAGGCGCCTCGGCGGCAGCCTCTCTCACCGAAAGTGTTCGCAATATGTATGGCTGGAACGTGATGCAACCCTCTGCCATCAAACAAGACATGTGGGACGAAACGTACAAAGTCTACATCGAAGACAAATACAACCTAGAAATGCGTGAGTATTTTGAAGACAAAAACCCGTACGCATTACAAGAAATGACCGCGGTGATGCTTGAGACCGCACGCAAAGGGTACTGGAATCCCGCTGCTGAGGTCCTTCAACGCTTGGCCCAGGTCCACGTCGAACTTGTTGCCGAACATGGGGCCGCGTGTTCCTATGAGACTTGCGGTAACGCAGCTTTCCACGAGTTCCTAGGTAAGCAACTCAATGCCCCCAGTTCCGGCGCGACCCCGCAAACCGTCAGTGAATACCAGGCTGCCCTCGCCGCTGCCATCCAACCCAACGAATCGCCTGCAAAGGTCGAAGGCATCGAGATGAAGGAAATTCGCGATCAGGTGGTTGAACAACCGGCTGAAAACGAAACCCAGCCGACAAGGGCGATCTGGCTGTTCCTCGCGATTGTAATCGGTGGTCTTGCAGCGGGTTTTCGCAGGTCCTGCAAAAGCACGCTCACGACTTCACCAGCTGCCTAG
- a CDS encoding DUF1559 domain-containing protein, with product MKHTKKSKAFTLVELLVVIAIIGILVGLLLPAVQAAREAARRMQCSNNLKQLALAAHNYESAHKRFPGPAEDSLYGYSFQSKLLPFVEQANLHNLIDYQQPLLTGVAYNPDLNPNLAPVVGQLLAVFLCPSDPGNPFYIEKDQEWAGANYMVNAGPGNGFSYCSREDTFGIAWRGSNVKFSEITDGTSNTLIVAETLFGMRGDDTTDLVDYRTQIKRVSGGGACSATAEDLVARSAMRYEGRRAGQWIRNITYQTFINGFFPPNAKQPDVSHHGECVSGARSQHTGGVNAALADGSVHFLSDSIDLNTWRILHDRRDGEVVQNGLD from the coding sequence ATGAAACATACAAAAAAGAGCAAGGCGTTTACTCTCGTCGAACTACTGGTAGTCATTGCCATTATTGGCATACTGGTGGGCCTACTTTTGCCAGCCGTCCAGGCCGCACGTGAAGCTGCTCGCCGAATGCAATGTTCGAACAATCTCAAGCAGTTGGCGCTGGCGGCGCACAACTACGAATCAGCTCACAAGAGATTCCCTGGCCCCGCCGAAGATTCGCTTTACGGCTACTCGTTCCAAAGCAAGTTGCTTCCGTTCGTTGAGCAAGCCAACCTTCACAACCTCATTGACTACCAGCAGCCGCTGCTTACTGGTGTTGCATACAATCCTGATCTCAATCCAAACCTAGCGCCGGTAGTCGGTCAACTACTTGCGGTGTTTCTTTGCCCAAGTGATCCTGGCAATCCATTCTACATCGAGAAAGACCAAGAGTGGGCTGGAGCTAACTACATGGTGAACGCCGGACCAGGAAATGGATTCTCCTACTGCAGCCGTGAGGATACATTCGGTATCGCTTGGCGCGGCTCGAATGTGAAGTTTAGCGAAATCACTGACGGTACAAGCAACACTCTGATCGTGGCCGAAACACTGTTCGGCATGAGAGGGGACGACACTACGGATTTGGTTGACTATCGAACGCAAATCAAGCGTGTGAGCGGCGGTGGAGCGTGTTCCGCGACCGCCGAGGATCTAGTTGCACGTTCAGCCATGCGTTACGAGGGGCGTCGCGCTGGACAATGGATTCGAAACATCACTTACCAAACATTCATCAACGGTTTCTTTCCACCGAATGCGAAGCAACCTGATGTCTCGCACCACGGCGAATGCGTTTCCGGTGCAAGGAGTCAACATACCGGAGGAGTCAACGCGGCCCTAGCGGATGGAAGCGTCCACTTCCTGTCCGACAGCATCGACTTAAACACTTGGCGGATTCTACACGATCGCCGCGATGGTGAGGTTGTACAAAATGGTTTGGATTAG
- a CDS encoding MerC domain-containing protein, with translation MHTTTTPLDHIPSTLNRAASMPTADLSTNRQGGWQDWLGITASVACAVHCAAMPFVIGFLPMFGLQFLSHESFHATMAILCFAIAIIAFLPGWRQHRRMIPAAIAGAGITVIGFAAFAMDDCCASCVALPTQDAHTTNAATSHETVNCSASCCACCPSETTADAAMSSGEDASDLAPWYQAGLTPLGGLLLVSAHLYNRRLLCQCACCKA, from the coding sequence ATGCACACAACTACTACACCTCTCGACCACATACCATCAACTTTAAACAGAGCCGCATCTATGCCAACAGCAGACTTATCAACCAACCGACAAGGGGGATGGCAAGATTGGCTAGGCATCACTGCATCAGTGGCTTGCGCAGTTCACTGTGCAGCGATGCCGTTTGTAATTGGGTTCCTCCCAATGTTTGGATTGCAATTCTTGTCCCACGAGTCGTTTCACGCGACCATGGCGATTCTTTGTTTTGCGATCGCAATCATCGCATTTCTTCCTGGATGGCGGCAACATCGACGGATGATACCAGCAGCCATCGCAGGAGCGGGAATCACCGTGATCGGTTTTGCTGCGTTTGCAATGGACGATTGTTGCGCGTCGTGTGTTGCCTTGCCCACCCAGGATGCGCATACAACGAACGCTGCAACCTCGCATGAGACTGTTAATTGCTCAGCAAGCTGTTGCGCGTGCTGTCCGTCTGAAACTACTGCCGACGCTGCGATGAGTTCGGGCGAAGACGCGAGCGATTTGGCGCCCTGGTATCAGGCTGGCCTGACACCTCTGGGTGGACTCTTGCTCGTTTCCGCACACCTCTACAACCGCCGCTTGCTGTGCCAGTGTGCTTGCTGCAAAGCGTAG
- a CDS encoding DUF1559 domain-containing protein: protein MFTESSSARRGFTLVELLVVIAIVGVLVGLLLPAVQAAREAARRMQCANNLKQMGLAILNYETLHRSLPLTTTGPSHANPQLGSGFASWMARILPQIEQGPLYNSIDFCQSMVDDKSFSGSFDYRHLTMSATHPNARAAATIVPTFLCPSDPVLQTPTLGTAQPAPGSYAGNLGWVRGATGIEGSGAPLKVANGAMPIINPLQPDAWQIPKIKLRDFTDGTSSTALVAERLINNAVGTTGPFGTTMQGSSKPATTSFCAGAGSSNRRLGDWVTYCNGVSVADPTYSLPHGRSWISGWTLASNLYMHVMPLNTRNCHLYGGEDDGSNIVTASSNHVGGALLCFVDGHIQFLSDSIDNQVWWSIGSRNGGEAVGEIP, encoded by the coding sequence ATGTTTACGGAATCGTCGAGCGCACGACGTGGTTTCACGCTCGTGGAGCTGCTGGTGGTGATCGCTATTGTCGGAGTCCTTGTCGGATTGCTTCTTCCGGCGGTGCAAGCGGCACGCGAAGCAGCCAGGAGGATGCAGTGCGCCAACAATCTCAAGCAGATGGGGCTGGCCATCCTAAATTATGAAACGCTCCACAGATCGCTTCCACTTACGACAACCGGGCCAAGCCACGCGAATCCACAGTTGGGGAGCGGTTTTGCGAGTTGGATGGCGAGGATCCTACCGCAGATTGAGCAGGGGCCACTCTACAACTCGATTGACTTCTGCCAGTCGATGGTTGATGACAAAAGCTTCTCAGGCAGTTTTGACTACAGGCATTTAACCATGAGTGCTACGCATCCGAACGCTCGAGCTGCTGCAACAATCGTACCCACATTTCTTTGCCCATCCGACCCAGTCCTTCAGACACCAACGCTCGGTACTGCCCAGCCCGCCCCTGGATCGTATGCAGGAAACCTAGGATGGGTTCGTGGTGCAACCGGAATCGAAGGATCGGGGGCACCACTCAAAGTCGCGAATGGCGCGATGCCAATCATCAATCCCCTCCAGCCTGATGCTTGGCAAATACCCAAGATCAAGTTACGCGACTTCACGGACGGCACTTCGAGCACCGCTCTCGTAGCGGAACGCCTCATCAACAATGCGGTGGGAACTACCGGACCTTTTGGAACCACCATGCAGGGCAGTTCCAAACCTGCAACCACATCATTCTGTGCTGGAGCCGGCAGTAGCAATCGACGGCTCGGGGATTGGGTTACGTACTGCAATGGAGTGTCGGTAGCTGATCCCACCTATTCTCTGCCGCATGGCCGTAGTTGGATCTCAGGATGGACGCTGGCATCGAACTTGTACATGCACGTCATGCCGCTGAACACGCGCAACTGCCACCTGTATGGTGGCGAAGACGACGGCAGCAACATTGTGACTGCCAGTAGCAATCACGTGGGAGGAGCCTTGCTTTGCTTCGTCGATGGCCATATCCAGTTCCTGAGCGATAGCATCGACAACCAAGTGTGGTGGTCGATTGGTTCTCGCAATGGAGGTGAGGCCGTCGGTGAAATACCCTAA
- a CDS encoding DUF2149 domain-containing protein: MSDPLATQSIDQRTLLNDLRLRRLKRASSFEEDAEVEPLSGLANLFDAAMVFAVALMVALVSYLQVPALLKESDYTIITNPGTPDMEIVVKEGEEIKHYEASEATGAGQGELLGQAYRLPDGRVVYVPAEDEE, from the coding sequence ATGTCTGATCCACTAGCAACTCAGAGCATAGATCAGCGAACACTGCTCAATGACTTGCGTTTGCGGCGACTCAAAAGAGCCAGTTCATTTGAAGAGGACGCGGAAGTGGAGCCTCTCTCTGGTTTGGCCAATCTTTTCGACGCGGCCATGGTATTCGCTGTGGCCCTAATGGTTGCGCTCGTCTCCTACCTACAAGTCCCGGCCCTGTTGAAGGAAAGCGATTACACCATCATCACCAACCCGGGAACGCCGGACATGGAGATCGTGGTCAAAGAAGGTGAGGAGATTAAGCACTACGAAGCCTCAGAGGCCACCGGCGCTGGCCAAGGCGAGCTACTCGGTCAGGCGTACCGCTTGCCCGATGGACGTGTCGTATATGTACCAGCTGAGGACGAGGAATAA
- a CDS encoding MotA/TolQ/ExbB proton channel family protein, giving the protein MQLLTEVFYIFSNALLIPVLVVLLVSVVRTLIQSGRVLQEYLTRLQQKDSTATLEQALVQDSAILPIQEQRCEVQRIVFQMLAAANDLAQIAYLAERAELGWRRQLESLRGLVKLGPGLGLMGTLIPLGPALVGLAVGDIQTMSNNLVIAFSTTVLGLFVGLVAGYLVSVKKHWFQVDSALLNLCVDRISLRAAAGRPLIMEEMESTSQLEVLQAASDEIAQQADVEEISHV; this is encoded by the coding sequence ATGCAACTGTTGACCGAAGTATTCTACATTTTTTCCAACGCACTACTTATTCCTGTTCTAGTCGTACTGCTTGTATCGGTCGTTAGGACGCTTATTCAATCCGGACGCGTACTTCAGGAATACCTAACTCGATTACAACAGAAAGACTCTACTGCAACTCTGGAGCAAGCTTTAGTGCAAGATTCCGCGATCTTGCCAATCCAGGAACAGCGATGCGAAGTGCAACGAATCGTCTTCCAGATGTTAGCGGCGGCGAACGACTTGGCGCAGATCGCATACCTCGCCGAACGAGCGGAATTGGGGTGGCGACGACAGCTCGAAAGCTTACGAGGCCTAGTAAAACTTGGTCCCGGCCTGGGCTTGATGGGCACGTTGATACCGCTGGGGCCGGCACTGGTGGGTTTGGCGGTCGGAGACATACAAACGATGAGTAACAATCTGGTCATTGCATTCTCCACAACGGTACTCGGGCTTTTCGTCGGACTCGTCGCGGGTTACCTGGTGTCTGTGAAAAAGCATTGGTTCCAAGTAGATTCGGCACTGCTAAATCTCTGTGTTGATCGCATCAGTCTTCGTGCAGCTGCAGGTCGGCCACTAATTATGGAAGAGATGGAATCAACCAGCCAGTTGGAAGTCCTGCAAGCCGCCTCGGACGAGATAGCACAACAGGCCGACGTCGAGGAGATTTCCCATGTCTGA